The genomic stretch CATCCACTAAAtaagtgatttatccggtggatagtgttatccaccttttgaacaactggggtctgGCCTTTAACAACATACTGAACCAGATGAACTTGAATCAACCAATAAGTGGCAaaagcgaccacagtttcacatTTCCGTAAGAGGAAATTATAGCAACAACAATAGCAATGCCAACGAAAAAGGTCATctcaaaaataaaaatgtaactTTGTGCCACCatgactaataataattatttacaaaattaattatgattattCCACTTGTTCACACTCTACAATAAGGGTGAAAAATTCTATAACTGTATTTGTTTGCTTGAAAAAATTATAATTCATGTGCATCACAGCAATTTTCCTCCAATAAAATTCTTGTCCTGTGGCATTTCCATTGTCACAGCCATTATTGTTGCTAAAAATCCCCGATTAAAAAATTCAGCATCTTTACTGCACCTGCTCCCTGAGTGACTGATGGATTGAAGCCAATGGGGGGTGGGTTGGCACTAGACACAGGGCCCCTTGGTACCCCACCATAAGCTGCAGCATTTGGAGGGTATCCAGGGGCACTTGCAGCAGCACCATAAGGTGAATAGCTTGACCCTCCTGGGGGTGGCTGAGGACCTCCATAAGTAAGCTGAAAATTGAACAGaggaaattaaaactaaaaaagaCTAGTAGTACACAAAAGCCAAGTGGTCCTGATATAACTTGAGCTCGGAATTTGCACAGTTGCTGGACTAGAGCCtcattattttgttaaattattttactAATGGGAATTGAGTCCCGCAAAGGATTAACCAGGGCTGGCAGTAATATGTTGCTTGTACGCAGTCATACAACTGGCGAGAACAACAAGGTTTTCCAGAGGGTTAGTAGTACTGAGCAGGGCAAACAATATGACCCTAAAAACTGACCGTTTtgataaacaaaaaacaacttgAATACACTGTGAACACTAATTCTGTGTATAAATTCAAACAAGAATCATTATGGCATGAATGGCAAGAAAATGTAGTACAGCAAAATGGCCATCAAGTTAGCTCACAAATATTAAGAACGTAAATCAGAAATTTATAGTGAGGGCAACTTGAAAAGTAAAGAGTCACTGTACTAACGTGAGTGACATCCTCCCCTTGGAAGATCTCAACAACACTTGGCTCGTAAAAACCAGCAGAGCTACTTCGAAGCTCAAAAAGTCAAATTTCATAGGCATACCTGCTGACATTCGTAAGACAAAGATGGAGGCAAACTAGTGGACAACCGGAACCATAAGTTACCTTTGGCAACCACATGAATCTCTTAAAATAGCTGGGCTTCTTTTAgtgttaaataattattttaataggTCCTTTGTTTCTTGTAAATAGTATCACCCCAGCTTTAAAACCCCAAGGTACCTCAATATACATTGTATTCTTGCACTCAAATATGGAAGGTATAACTTTCAGAGcatacaaaattaatttaatcaaTAGTTTCCCTGTTCCTTGTCCGCCTATTTTTGTCTCACCCCATATTTTGCACcgccaaaacagaaaaaaccttCCATGTTCCCCGCACAAAACGCTTTCTACACAGGCTAGGCATAGTAGGGAAACTTTTTCTATGAAACTAATCAGTTACTGGTACTTCAAGAATGGAATACACCTGTACATGTACCAGTTAACTTGCCAACACCTACTGGTGAATTCGCCTACATAGGCAAGTTTGGTCAACAACATAGTTGAGTTTACAGTTTAGTTTCATGACAAATGTAGAACTTAGTTCAGTTCATTCAATTAAACTAAGCAAGTTCGGTTCCATCAATTTCAATCAACGCCAAAAAGAGTACATGTACCAATGACTAGTAAGTGTGCTCACCCGTTGAATTTGCATTAGGCTTCACAAAATTCGACCAACTAagaattttagtttcaattggAATCTGAACTGTCAATTGATCACATAATTACTTCAAGACATATCATATCAATGCATAAGTCTTGGTGTTTTCCATTATTTTTTGCAtcattattttcaatattttgactggtcaaaaacaaaataatttgttcaATGCACTGATTCGGAAGAACTTCACTAATACTCACTGTTAATATCCTCAGTTCTCGTTGAGCGCCAGAAATTATAAGAAAAAGTTTGACATTTCTTGGATGAAGTCACCTACGTCACAAAGTCATCTCGCCTACAACGGCAAGTTGACCGGATACCCAGGAATGTAGGCCAAACCGTTGGTTGATCAGCAAACcgctttcaaaaacaaacacTGTGGACACTCACTAAAATTTTGTGTTTCTGGAAAAGTATGGAATATGGAACAGGTAGGAGACTCGGGAGGTTTGCAAAATGCAGCTGCATCCAATGGAGATGTCTGAGGGTTACAGAAAACCTGCGGAACAACCTCACCAACATTTAAAGGGAATCCCCATGCTTGAATAACAATTATTTAATGCTCTGAACCCATGAATGACATACCCTGCTGGAATTactatttcttaattttcttttaatttaatcaattcactgtatgtTACAAGCTTTATACTCACTGGAGCTCGAGCTTGTTCCAAAACTGAAACCCATTCCCTAAAGGAAAACATAATCGAAAAGATCCTTTAAAAGGGTGCTATATGCCAGTGTTACGTTAAAATGTGGGAAACCCGATTCCTTGACACTAATTGTCAAGAGTGTAAGTCAAGTTACATGTACTGTTTGTCAAAGTCACGCGAATTGAAAAGAAATTGGTTGATCATCGATGGACttcgagggaaaaaaaaacgtttctgaTCATGAGCTAATCGCTTAAGACATCCTAAGGCTAAGTTTCAAATATTCAATGTAAAACcttattaattttaattccCATCGGGCTGACCAGGTATGTTTGTATGTGAAAACGATTGTTTTGACAGCAGATAacagatatttttatatttaacacagcttttggctttaaaaaaaatttggaaaaggaAATTTCCTGGGCAAAAGGTTACAAAGGCAAGACAGGAATTATTTTTGTTCAGACAAGGGATAATTATTAAGTGGCAAAGCGTAAACGTTCTAATAAAGGTAGATCTTCCGCCATCTTACCGAGCTTCGCTCTCCGAATCCGCGTACAGATACCAAGACCTTTCGGGCGAACAGACGCAAAACATCGCATTGAGATCTCTTTCTTTGGGAGGCTTCACTCCCTCTCCAACTGCATGACCAACTTTAATTTGTCGACACTCTGTTTTCATGTGTATTTTGCCATCTGATTCCTTGTCTTTCGCGTCTTGGTAGTAACAGAACACACCATCTTGGTACAAGACGAAGTAGCGTTTCTTCCACGAATTCTTAAAAAATCCGCCTGTTAAAATCGTGGCAGTTGTTAGACCACGAAGCACAGATTACTTTAAGATTTTTCTACTAAACTACGAAAATCTAGAATACTTACTCAGTTTATGAAGATTTCCTGCTTTTACAGTTCCCATGTTTCAACACAAAATTCTGACAGTACACAACTCCGTGACAACTTGCAGCAACCGTGACGTAAGAGAACTAAGAATAGATCATATTTGCGTGACGTACGCCACATAAAGGAAAAATGACGTCAATTTAACCATGAAAGGGAAAGCCTctaaaattcttaaaacttttctttttttaaaagagaaaaattacATCGGCAAAATCCGTTGAGTCAAATTAGCTGAATCCTCAGGCTTTCATTTCACTTGGGGATACAACATAATTATGATACAACGACTTTATTTCACTTCGAATTTAAAGATTGCAAAAATTGCTAGTATCTCCGAAGAAAACAAATTGACGGAGTAACATGATTAaactacaaataaaataaattaattgatAGATTATAATTGGACCCTAGGCCCATCTCTCTTTTTCATGGAAAAATAAGAACCTTAAGAACTAAAACTGGGCTTAAGATGGGGAAAAAAGGCCAAACTTTTACTGGGatatttaaaactatttgtTAAAACAATGTACTGGTTCCCTGCACTACCTGGCCCTTCTACGTATTCTTCTTTCTCCAATGTTGTCCAGGGAGAAGAATCATACCAGACATTTCTacatataaatattattatatttcctatatccatttagaaatcactggtgatccttgcaatctgattggctctcagcagttcgatttattcccaaattgcAATATTTCTTGCTCTCAATCGCaacatttccccagccaatgagaaagaaacactaaaacaaaacaatcaatcagatttcaaggcttctttaaggtaaccaatcaaattgcaaaaaaatgaaagacagagaaaactgtgtggcaaattttgcaatttttgttcccaactggatcaataagaTATTGGTGTTGACTAAAATACTGTATTTCAgtgattaaataattattgtgatttctaaatggatgtaataaagtggtaattgaacttacATGTAGTGTTGGTCAATTTTGGTcggaaatcatacttgtgaatTCAAATCGAACTCGCACTTTGTGCTCAttcaattttgaaatcacacgtatgatttcagaccaaattgcactccactcagttcaattaccattatgcATCATTAAAGTGAGAAGAAAAGTTTTAGGAGatgaaatgaaataatgaaTTTATCAGTAACCCAGGTATTGTACCTAGAAAGTAATGATCATTATTTTCCTAACAACTCACTGTTAGATTAATGACTTCAAAATTGTTTCAGACTGAGGACAGTGACTTTGAGCGACCTACAATCACAATCTTTTATTTGACTAAGTGCATAAATGATTGTCAGTTGTCACTTGATACAGATGTGATGTcatgttattattttatttctttatttaaacaatatttttattcgACATTATTTTGCTCTAAGAGCACAAAGTGATCATTTTTTAGGTGACTGCTTTTCCAAATATTAATggtgacatagtttttcagCGAGTTATTAATGAgtcatttattttttcctctatAGATTTTACAAGTAAATTATCTTTTTGAAAGACCCAAATCCTGGAAATCACTACAGGGTAAGTCAAGTTGATTAACACAAATCAGGATCAAACGAATTAGCTTTGAGGCCAAATCCTCACAACTCATAAGAAAGGTGCTAGGGTTTAGGGTTAAAGCTTTCCATGGATACTAAAACTGTCAATACTTCAACACTTTGTTCAAGTTAGTCAGTAATTTTACAGTCTTCTAATTCCCTTGTTGAAGGCCAATACACTTTAAATGCAAACTCATTTCTAGCAAAGGAACTGGGATTGGTACAAACACACTCCAAACTGGAGCATGTGTAAGGATCATATTTGTCAGCTAATATCATTAAGTCTGGGACAGGATACACCCTGAGGGAGTGGTCCTGAGTCCAGTACATGGGCCTCACATGGGGTGGGATAGGACAAAGATGTGCCTGCGCCAAGATGGTTTTCATCAATTGGACAGGAATGTCTTTCAAATCCTTTGGCAGGTTAATCGAATTACGGCACATCTTGTTTACTAAATCTTCCCGGAACACTATTATCTCCTGTGTACAATACTGAATTCTGCAAGGATTGGATGCAAAGATGCTGAGAGGGATTTTGTCTGTAACAGCTGCAGTAAAAAATGAAGGGATTGGTGGCCTCGGAAGAATATTTGCAGGTCCAGGATCTTGAGAGCCAGGAACAAACACAAAGCGGCTGTTCTCGATCAGTGGTGGGAATTCAGAAACCAGTTTGGCAAATGTTTGGAATGACTGCTCCAAGGTGTGATAGTGATTGGGTCCATGAGCTTCAGAGGTGAAGTTGCCACAAAAGATGAACAAAGCTGGAGGCACTGCAGAGTATCCGGAAAACAAGGCACGAAGCTTCTCCAATACCCTAGGCTGATCCAACCAAACGTCTGATAAGATAACAAACATTGCATCATGGTTTTCTCTCTCGATGGCCTTCAGCTTAGCCGATGCTTTCAAACTTGTGGAGGAGGGCCCACCAAAAAAGTTAATGTTTCCAAAGTGGGCCCTGGTTACTTGTCCAGGCTCAGCTGGTGGAAAACCCAAAGCATTTACATGGAAAACACCATCTTCATAAGTACCTTCAGCAAGCACAAAGCAGTTTTCTGTGTAGAGGCCTGTATGAAAAGTGCCTTGTTTTAGATCAAGTTCCACAACACCTGTAGGGTCTTCAAGAAAGTATTTTCCTTCTTTAATTTGAGTGATCATACCAAGCACTATAAGTTTACCAAGGTTAGCAGTGCTTCCCAACAGGAACTCCACTGGTTTCAGGGCGAACTTCTCTGCTGCTTGTCTTTTGTTGGCTCCTTCCACAACAGGTGAAAACAGTTCATGCCGCATGGTTCTCTGATGCAAAACATTGTATCTCTCTCGAAACACCTGAAGCAGGGTTCGTACCCTTTTTCAGAAACACGTTTCCAGGACTTTTCCAGGACTTTTCCAGAACTCAGATTGATTTTTCAAGGGTTCTGAAATTCACATTAACCCCTACAATCCCAAGATCTCAATGTTAATTCTTCTTACTGCCTTCCATACacttcatatttttaactgatttTAACAAATTTCCAGAACTATCCAGGACCAGTGGCCTTTTTCCAGGACTTTCCAGTCCTGGAAACTGCCATAATAAAATTCCAggactttccaggttttccacGACCCGTACGAACCCTGCTGAAGGAATACTAAGATGTTATTGACCtaatgcaaaaataaacaaacaaacaaacaaataatccgTGGCTAATAATTAAACATTTGTATATTTTGGTTGCTGGTTCTTTCTGAAATTTGCTTCCTTCTTAACACTTTGAGAACAAAAAGTGCTTATTTCTCTTCTACCCTTCCACACGCTACATTACTCTTCCACAAACTTTAGATCCTCGGTACATGTTTGTATATTAAACACAAGAAAAGTGCATTCCCGGCCACTGGGGAGTAAACTAAGAAGAGGGAATCCCAGCAGCCCCACTTTTCAAGTATGGCATGCAGCCTTGGACTGAAATGGCGAATCCGAAGAAATTGGACGCACCAAGGGATACGAATTTGTACCACATTGTTAACAAATCAAACCTTTTGATTGTCATCACGACAGGCTTACCTCTGGTTTAGCATTTGGATTATTGGAGTGCAGCGGAACAGATCCATTACTCGGGAGGAACTTTTTCCTCTCTAGATTAAACGTGAATCTCGGCACACTGAACGCATCAATGAAAGTAAACGCTTTGTCATCGTCGTCTTCAGACCTTTGGCTACATTCCTGAACAGCTTGCTCGACGATTTCTCGATCGATGAGTGACGAACTCAAAGGCTGTTTTTGACTTTCAACAATTTTATCGAGCCAATCCTCCAACTCCACCTCGGTCAAAGGACTTAAAACGTCTGTAAGGAATTTAGTTGCGTCTGTTTTCAACGAAAGGCCGTGTAACTTGAACACGGAAACAATTTTACCTCGAACCAAGGAAGCCATGTTGATTTTACGAAAAAAGGCGCGAAATCTTTGAAGAGTCAGAGAGGGACTGGACATTTCAGTGACAAGGGCGGAGGGGAGAGGTGGGTAGGGCGAAGACTACATTCTTTGACAAAGAGGGCGTtcgatttccaatcgaacacaaaatctgaaaacgaattttgtcgcagatttcgctaattggaaatccatgtcagGAAGGAGCCCATTtggccaaaacaacattgtgagagggcaaggtattgcaaagactagtgtttcaacaattttttccGAGGCTGCTGTCCACAGGATACTCTTTCCAGAAGGCCTAATCACCAGCATTTTCGCTTTTTAACTGTATTTGTATTTGCATCCAGTTATTTCCGATCACTTATAGGGCTTTCCTGAATCAGTGAGCGCCATGTAACATAATTGCACTCCTGACAAAAAGAAATTCCTCTTTCTCTGCTTACCGAAGCCCGAAAACAGCACCAATCGCTTCATTTGATCCTTTGCATTCCCCGCAGCACTCTGTAATCCACGGAAATTTGTGCTTATTTTTTAAGCCTCCCGCTCGAAGAAATCTTAGCACAAGATCTTTCATCATTACAGTTGTTGTGTCAGAGAGAGATCAAACGAATTTCTTGGCAGGGTCTAGTGCATTGTGTGGATGATTGAATTGTAAGTGCGTATAAAGTAAAAATTAACCGATGCTCATTTGAAAGACATTTCAAAGTAAACAGGTGTAATGttttcattttcgaaatatcgCCTTTACAGTAGTTTGAGAGATTTCCAAAAGAAGACAACTAGTGACAGGTTGACTATCCCTGACAACATTGGACTGGCGTTCTTCAAACTTGACTGTAAAGTGTATCGCGCAAGGCATAAAATAGCCACCTTTGTGCTGTTACTATGGCAACATGTTGGTTTCCGGAAATTACCTCCTCATTTTTTTCCCAGAGAATCAAAATAATTACTCTGACAAATCGGAGTAGTTGGAAAGAGATCGATGAACCGATCAGTATACGAGGGAATTACATGTAGCTTCCTCAAAGTTacatttggttttggttttcattaGTATAAAAACTGCTGAAAGGCTTTTGAGCAGAATACTTAGCATGACACTGCAAAACCAAGGCAATCACAAAATTAAACACTTTCATATTCAActtattgttttaaaattactccttaatgtttgcgcgaaatttcagcgttaattcaTAAGTTCACATGTGAAATTGCAATGCTGCCATAGCAACTTTTTCTATGGTGCCAAAATGGcatcttatgaacgtaatttgtcacacacgatattaatagctaatcaaatggtatactcgtaaaataagggaataatttcacttgcattttgtccaaaatcaaataattttcatcgcCTTTAAAACGcatgtgaaattattccctaattttactcgtcagcatttgattacccataccaATTAccaatgaatgaaggggtagtttctaaagaaactgtggtgctgcgtcggtggggaagtagtatacaaagattttttggttttatcaacggagttgataatgtaaattggccaccgtacagagattctaaaagctgacgtttcgagcgttagcccttggattcgctctgacgaagggctaacgctcgaaacgtcagcttttagaatctctgtacggtggccaatttacattatcaactccgttgataaaaccaaaaaatttttgcataccaattacCCTCTAGCTTAATCGTCTTGCCACGAGGAACGATCCTACCGCACGCGGGAAAGTCAGGAAATACAGCCATTGTGTCTTACGTAAAGTAAGCATTGGTGATCTGAGGGCCGATTTAcatggtacgatttttgtcgcatgcgacaggcttacgacaggcctacaactcgtttacgattgtcgtgtacgtcagaaaatTTGTCGtagttaaaacatgttttaaaacgctgcgacaatcgtaagtcatgtcgtaggcctgtcgtaagcttgtcgcttGCGCTAAAAATCGTACCAtttaaatcggccctaagaaatGTTGCATGCGCAGACTGAATGCTTAAAAGGTTTAAACTCTGAACCAGCAGCGGTACCTCTGGACGCGTTGCCAGAGAGTCGTACCATGGCGATACACCTCGAAAtttcagatttttgtttttgtttcttcttttttggagtgtttgtaaattattttgataCTGTGAAGTTACTCGGGTATAATGGGTAAAACGTTACGGCCACACAAGGGATTTCATGGATGAAATGACCACACAAATAACTCTGCTATAATTTAATAAGATTTAATTGGGCTTTGTTGTTTCTGACATAATCGGTAACTTTTATTGTCATAGAAATGCAGTTGGTTTGCGTTGACTGACTGTCGAGAGACATCTTGGGTTATCAATCTCGGACAACAGCAAAGGCCACAACGACTCCTTTTTGAAGAAtagaaaacggaatttgaagaAAATGCAAACGTTGAGATATTTGTGGCTTCGACTCCGTCGTTGCTGAAGCCAGCCGTTCGTTTCTATTCATTGATTTTTCTTCAGTTGTTGGAGTTACTATACGAGAGACATGACTTGGATCAATATCATGACCTCTTTCTTCCTTCAATGAACTGTTATTTGTTCGATTGTTGAGTCCGTGTCTCTCCCACAGCTGAATTTGACGTCTAACAGGTTGTTATAGAACTGGGAACTAGCTTTGAGCCTGCAATCTTAGCAGGACAGTCATTGCTTCTCTGAGATCGCCCAATTCCTGCGGCATCATGGGTGAGTTGAGAACGTCACCTGAATAAGTAAGCATGAAACAACAGGAGTAACATGAAGCAGTATGCAAAGACAAATACCAAACAAGCggcctggcccgggttgctcgaagcacggTTATCGCTAACTAGTGttaaatgccatggaaacctacaAGTCATGACACCTCTTAACTaaaggttagcgctaaccaggcttcgagaaACCGGCCCCTGGTCACCAACTAACGCTTGCTCAAAGCAACATCACCCGGGCAGTGGCAACAATGGAAGGCTGTTTTCGGCCTGGTTACGCATAATCGGAATGACAGAGCCGTCGAATACATGTGGTAGATAGATGAACGTTTTCCTTTCCACTGTAACAGCTCTTGATATCCATACAATTCAAGagttcaaacaaaaacaaaggaagcaCATGAAAATCTGAAGACTATATCAACTCTACTCTCGCACGGATAATCAACGCCAAAGGCATGAAAACTGCTACAGGCACTTACTTTTTTTCGTAATGCGATCAAAGGAATCTTGCAAAAGGaactggtattctgcaattaAGTCTGCACTGACGAGAGGCTGTAAAGGAGAGAATGATACAAAGATAGCCGAGTTACTCCATGTTATTAAAGGTCCTACGAGAAGATATGTTTGACCAACGCATGCATAAGCACCGCcaacatatttatttatttaactttgccAGTTAAGTCAAGCTGatagagcgccacaacagcttgcgccaattactgtggccccttgaCAATATAAACTAATGATAAAAAGCAAGTACAATAATTAAATATACACTACATTATAAACTAGAAACAGCAAGTGATAGGCGCGGCTAGGCCTCTGGCCGTGTTGCACGAGGGGCAGATGGAACGCCATGTCCGTGGATTTTCTGGGTCCAAAATCGAGAGAGCCTGGTTATAATAAAGATTAAGTTTGCACTTGAGATCAACTGTGTTGAGCCTAAGGTCCTCTGGTAGGGTATTCCAAATTCTAGTATTTCTACTGAGGTACAATCTCTAGAAAGTTAAAGTTTTACATTTCACAGGTCGGAA from Montipora capricornis isolate CH-2021 chromosome 12, ASM3666992v2, whole genome shotgun sequence encodes the following:
- the LOC138026592 gene encoding DNA polymerase epsilon subunit 2-like, whose protein sequence is MASLVRGKIVSVFKLHGLSLKTDATKFLTDVLSPLTEVELEDWLDKIVESQKQPLSSSLIDREIVEQAVQECSQRSEDDDDKAFTFIDAFSVPRFTFNLERKKFLPSNGSVPLHSNNPNAKPEVFRERYNVLHQRTMRHELFSPVVEGANKRQAAEKFALKPVEFLLGSTANLGKLIVLGMITQIKEGKYFLEDPTGVVELDLKQGTFHTGLYTENCFVLAEGTYEDGVFHVNALGFPPAEPGQVTRAHFGNINFFGGPSSTSLKASAKLKAIERENHDAMFVILSDVWLDQPRVLEKLRALFSGYSAVPPALFIFCGNFTSEAHGPNHYHTLEQSFQTFAKLVSEFPPLIENSRFVFVPGSQDPGPANILPRPPIPSFFTAAVTDKIPLSIFASNPCRIQYCTQEIIVFREDLVNKMCRNSINLPKDLKDIPVQLMKTILAQAHLCPIPPHVRPMYWTQDHSLRVYPVPDLMILADKYDPYTCSSLECVCTNPSSFARNEFAFKVYWPSTRELEDCKITD
- the LOC138026595 gene encoding pleckstrin homology domain-containing family B member 2-like, translated to MGTVKAGNLHKLSGFFKNSWKKRYFVLYQDGVFCYYQDAKDKESDGKIHMKTECRQIKVGHAVGEGVKPPKERDLNAMFCVCSPERSWYLYADSESEAREWVSVLEQARAPLTYGGPQPPPGGSSYSPYGAAASAPGYPPNAAAYGGVPRGPVSSANPPPIGFNPSVTQGAAGPPPPYSQGPPQPNPPYGQPSPYPTGPPAAPPGYAPYPQGVPVPQPTYPSQPYPQQPPGHYYPNPPAGQYPQQQYYPAQNTTYVQGGKPQTVYVQQPQQRHSGRNNMMMAAAAGVVGGAAMGYMLGHTVGGFGHGGFGGWGSDHSWSSGGSFGCDFD